The proteins below are encoded in one region of Amorphus orientalis:
- a CDS encoding pentapeptide repeat-containing protein has product MPISSRPPFARRKLSIEELLEYLGHDLQIVTRDLTEIDFAGADLSRAKFVDCDLTGVDFRGTTLDEASFTMCDMARACFAGMTLTRVTLLSCAAEEADFTGAVLTDCQTGATALQRAHFTESEQLRCAFAQSPLTGASFEAASLETVAILQSDLTDVSFKTTLLNTVFLTEADLRSADLTNTQFKQVLLIEGDLRGHNFAGQTLENCTIMQAQLDGVDFRGANLAYSIFLESSLRKANLTGIDGSKTIFTRADLREADFTGSRLDMANFAGATLHRTSFIDCQLNIAQFDESDARAAAFDRASLTQANFANARVEGVSFRSARFHQTFMHMVDTDTTFTGGSTGSTFGTDQHRAVAERYNPFKVKLSN; this is encoded by the coding sequence ATGCCCATCTCATCAAGACCGCCTTTCGCGCGCCGGAAACTGTCGATTGAGGAACTGCTCGAATATCTCGGGCACGACCTTCAGATCGTCACGCGGGACCTGACCGAGATCGACTTTGCCGGGGCGGACCTGTCCCGTGCCAAGTTCGTCGACTGCGACCTGACCGGCGTGGACTTCCGCGGGACGACCCTCGACGAGGCTTCGTTCACCATGTGCGACATGGCGCGGGCGTGCTTTGCGGGCATGACCCTGACGCGGGTCACGCTTCTGAGCTGCGCGGCGGAAGAGGCCGACTTCACCGGCGCCGTCCTGACCGACTGCCAGACCGGCGCCACCGCGCTGCAGCGTGCCCATTTCACCGAGAGCGAACAGCTGCGCTGCGCCTTCGCCCAGTCGCCGCTGACCGGGGCGAGTTTCGAGGCCGCGAGCCTGGAAACCGTCGCCATCCTCCAGTCGGATCTCACCGACGTCTCGTTCAAGACGACGCTTCTGAACACCGTCTTCCTGACCGAAGCCGACCTGCGCAGCGCCGACCTGACCAACACCCAGTTCAAGCAGGTGCTTCTGATCGAGGGCGACCTCCGCGGCCACAATTTCGCGGGCCAGACCCTGGAGAACTGCACCATCATGCAGGCCCAGCTCGACGGGGTCGACTTCCGCGGCGCCAATCTCGCCTATTCGATCTTTCTGGAGAGCTCGCTGCGCAAGGCGAACCTCACCGGCATCGACGGATCCAAGACGATCTTCACCCGGGCCGATCTCCGGGAGGCCGATTTCACCGGCAGTCGGCTCGACATGGCGAATTTCGCCGGCGCCACCCTGCATCGCACCTCGTTCATCGACTGTCAGCTCAACATCGCCCAGTTCGACGAATCCGATGCCCGCGCGGCCGCCTTCGACCGCGCCAGCCTGACCCAGGCCAACTTCGCCAACGCCCGCGTGGAAGGCGTGTCGTTCCGCAGCGCCAGGTTCCATCAAACCTTCATGCACATGGTGGATACTGACACCACGTTCACCGGAGGCAGCACCGGCTCGACCTTCGGAACGGACCAGCACCGGGCGGTGGCCGAGCGCTACAACCCGTTCAAGGTGAAGCTTTCGAACTGA